The proteins below come from a single Oryzias latipes chromosome 14, ASM223467v1 genomic window:
- the LOC101159038 gene encoding transcription initiation factor TFIID subunit 9 isoform X1 encodes MSSPKTLPKDAQVMIQILKDMGITEYEPRVINQMLEFTYRYVTTIIEDAKIYATHAKKSTVDADDIKLAIQCRMDQSFTSPPPRDFLLEVARQKNQTPLPLIKPYCGPRLPPDRYCLTAPNYRLKSIQKKVSSAGRISVPRLSVGAVSSRPSTPTIGTPSAAKAGTPVSLTGQRFTVQIPPSSQTNVSKTTTPFTPTVSNVLINPSLIGSKNILITTNMVSQSAAADSLKRKHEDDDDYDAL; translated from the exons ATGTCATCTCCGAAAACTCTCCCTAAAGACGCCCAG GTGATGATCCAGATCCTGAAGGACATGGGGATCACGGAGTATGAGCCACGGGTCATCAACCAGATGCTGGAGTTCACCTACA GATATGTGACGACCATCATAGAAGACGCTAAGATCTATGCCACTCACGCCAAGAAGTCCACGGTGGACGCCGATGACATCAAATTGGCCATCCAGTGCAGAATGGACCAGTCGTTCACCTCGCCTCCGCCGCGAGAC TTCCTCCTGGAGGTCGCTCGGCAGAAGAACCAGACCCCCCTCCCTCTCATCAAACCGTACTGCGGCCCGCGGCTCCCCCCCGACCGTTACTGTCTCACGGCGCCCAACTACAGGCTGAAGTCCATCCAGAAGAAG GTATCGTCAGCTGGCAGGATATCCGTGCCTCGCCTCAGCGTCGGCGCCGTCTCCAGCAGGCCCTCCACCCCCACCATCG GAACGCCATCTGCCGCCAAAGCTGGAACTCCAGTTTCTCTAACGGGTCAGAGGTTCACCGTTCAGATCCCCCCCTCCTCCCAGACCAACGTCAGCAAAACCA CGACGCCGTTCACGCCCACCGTCTCCAACGTGCTCATCAACCCGTCTCTGATTGGCTCCAAGAACATCCTCATCACAACCAATATGGTGTCGCAGAGCGCCGCCGCAGACTCTCTGAAGAGAAAGCACGAGGATGACGACGACTATGACGCTTTATGA
- the LOC101159038 gene encoding transcription initiation factor TFIID subunit 9 isoform X2, which yields MIQILKDMGITEYEPRVINQMLEFTYRYVTTIIEDAKIYATHAKKSTVDADDIKLAIQCRMDQSFTSPPPRDFLLEVARQKNQTPLPLIKPYCGPRLPPDRYCLTAPNYRLKSIQKKVSSAGRISVPRLSVGAVSSRPSTPTIGTPSAAKAGTPVSLTGQRFTVQIPPSSQTNVSKTTTPFTPTVSNVLINPSLIGSKNILITTNMVSQSAAADSLKRKHEDDDDYDAL from the exons ATGATCCAGATCCTGAAGGACATGGGGATCACGGAGTATGAGCCACGGGTCATCAACCAGATGCTGGAGTTCACCTACA GATATGTGACGACCATCATAGAAGACGCTAAGATCTATGCCACTCACGCCAAGAAGTCCACGGTGGACGCCGATGACATCAAATTGGCCATCCAGTGCAGAATGGACCAGTCGTTCACCTCGCCTCCGCCGCGAGAC TTCCTCCTGGAGGTCGCTCGGCAGAAGAACCAGACCCCCCTCCCTCTCATCAAACCGTACTGCGGCCCGCGGCTCCCCCCCGACCGTTACTGTCTCACGGCGCCCAACTACAGGCTGAAGTCCATCCAGAAGAAG GTATCGTCAGCTGGCAGGATATCCGTGCCTCGCCTCAGCGTCGGCGCCGTCTCCAGCAGGCCCTCCACCCCCACCATCG GAACGCCATCTGCCGCCAAAGCTGGAACTCCAGTTTCTCTAACGGGTCAGAGGTTCACCGTTCAGATCCCCCCCTCCTCCCAGACCAACGTCAGCAAAACCA CGACGCCGTTCACGCCCACCGTCTCCAACGTGCTCATCAACCCGTCTCTGATTGGCTCCAAGAACATCCTCATCACAACCAATATGGTGTCGCAGAGCGCCGCCGCAGACTCTCTGAAGAGAAAGCACGAGGATGACGACGACTATGACGCTTTATGA